One window of the Benincasa hispida cultivar B227 chromosome 3, ASM972705v1, whole genome shotgun sequence genome contains the following:
- the LOC120073738 gene encoding 26S proteasome subunit RPT4 isoform X1: protein MSVLERIARTARAWRILTSFKLKDSSSASRSLYLRHFRHQPEHLKPGSLSNGREPCFLYPAIIAGMFGVGAMEIAYAEAEESSVTPPPPKDLSTHADMEEIAKKERQRIIEQLTRNKGTKYGACPRFMVGVKGPKVSIKFQVPSSCEVSHLLANLVSNLGLKVEESAGGSDMLLRAWDSPVAWQLTLTRPKTQRESGENKGNSLEMDAEDGDLSVLIFHSLVTSDKTEIEFIKQGSLSTKELDSLVSVLQLAGGRLGESRSFERKSREGSTQMPSSENSISSLEAMGVKVYGLDEPGEYSSKSEISWDNIAGYDQQKREIEDTILMTLHNPELFDDIAHGTRRKFESNRPRAVLFEGPPGTGKTSSARVIANQAGVPLVYVPLEVIMSKYYGESERLLGKVFSLANELSTGAIIFLDEVDSFAISRDSEIHEATRRVLSVLLRQIDGFEQDRKVVVIAATNRKQDLDPALISRFDLMITFGLPDERNREEIAAQYAKQLTKPELNEFARNTEGMSGRDIRDICQQAERSWASKIIRGKVSKTGEHGILPPLEEYIECAMSRRKALQTIDNHEIKDPNFRTKKTQLA, encoded by the exons ATGTCGGTTCTGGAGCGGATTGCGAGGACCGCCCGAGCGTGGCGAATACTTACGTCATTCAAACTCAAGGATTCTTCGAGTGCATCCCGGAGTTTATATCTGA GACATTTTCGGCATCAGCCAGAGCATCTAAAACCAGGTTCGCTGTCTAATGGACGCGAACCTTGCTTTCTCTATCCAGCTATCATTGCCGGTATGTTTGGAGTTGGGGCAATGGAAATAGCGTATGCAGAAGCTGAAGAG TCTTCTGTCACTCCACCACCACCAAAGGATCTCTCTACCCATGCTGATATGGAGGAGATTGCTAAGAAAGAGAGACAGCGAATAATTGAACAGTTAACCAGGAACAAAGGAACAAAGTATGGTGCTTGTCCACGATTTATGGTTGGAGTTAAGGGGCCAAAG GTCAGTATCAAGTTCCAAGTTCCTTCCAGTTGTGAAGTCTCACATCTGCTTGCAAATCTTGTATCAAATCTTGGACTAAAAGTTGAAGAAAGTGCCGGTGGTTCAGATATGTTATTGCGTGCATGGGACAG TCCAGTTGCTTGGCAACTAACTCTTACTCGACCAAAAACTCAGAGAGAATCTGGAGAAAACAAGGGAAACTCCTTAGAAATGGATGCTGAGGATGGAGATCTAAGCGTCCTGATATTTCATTCACTCGTTACCTCAGATAAAACT GAAATTGAATTCATAAAGCAGGGGAGCTTGAGCACCAAAGAGCTTGATTCTTTGGTTTCTGTTTTACAATTAGCCGGTGGAAGGTTGGGAGAAAGTAGGTCCTTTGAAAGAAAATCGAGGGAAGGGTCCACACAAATGCCAtcttctgaaaattcaatatctAGTCTTGAAGCAATGGGTGTGAAAGTTTATGGACTTGACGAACCTGGTGAATATTCCTCTAAAAGTGAGATATCCTGGGATAATATTGCTGGTTATGATCAACAAAAACG TGAAATAGAAGACACAATACTGATGACTCTACATAATCCAGAATTATTTGATGATATTGCTCATGGGACTCGGCGCAAGTTTGAATCAAATAGACCTCGGGCTGTTCTCTTTGAAGGGCCTCCAG GTACAGGAAAAACATCTTCTGCTCGTGTAATTGCAAATCAAGCT GGCGTCCCGTTGGTGTATGTACCACTTGAGGTTATTATGTCAAAGTACTATGGTGAAAGTGAACGTCTCTTGGGAAAAGTGTTTTCACTTGCTAATGAACTCAGTACGGGTGCTATCATTTTCCTGGACGAG GTTGATTCTTTTGCAATTTCTCGAGACAGTGAAATACATGAAGCTACTCGAAGGGTATTATCAGTATTATTGCGTCAG ATTGATGGATTCGAGCAGGACAGGAAAGTGGTTGTAATTGCTGCCACGAATAGAAAGCAAGACCTTGATCCTGCTTTAATTAG TCGGTTTGACTTGATGATCACGTTTGGGTTACCTGATGAGCGGAACCGTGAAGAAATAGCAGCTCAGTATGCAAAGCAACTAACGAAACCTGAATTGAACGAGTTTGCAAGAAACACAGAAGG AATGTCTGGAAGGGACATCAGGGACATCTGTCAGCAAGCCGAGCGGTCATGGGCATCAAAG